In Dehalococcoidia bacterium, the following are encoded in one genomic region:
- the dprA gene encoding DNA-processing protein DprA, giving the protein MSDTKYWVGFTLIPGIGRVRLSRLEQYFGKLERAWQASATELETAGLDSRSIEAVISNRPKISLDAEMEKLERYKVTVLTIKDEAYPSRLKEIYDPPPVLYIRGNLAPEDDWCLAVVGTRRPTYYGREVAEQIVGDLARNRITIVSGLAKGIDATAHRAALDSGGRSIAVFGCSLDIVYPREHVKLARQIMENGALISEFPLGTTPRRENFPLRNRIMSGLSLGVLVVEAGEVSGALITAGHALEQNREVFAIPGSVLSAVSRGTNRLIQEGAKLVSGANDILEELNLTMAVQQIEVKEIVPATETESIILQILRNLSPEPTHIDEVGHQSRLPIATVSSALSMMELKGMVKQVGGMNYIIAREARADYRIRVE; this is encoded by the coding sequence ATGAGCGATACAAAGTACTGGGTAGGTTTCACCCTGATTCCGGGGATCGGGCGGGTCAGGCTCTCACGACTTGAGCAGTATTTCGGTAAGCTTGAGCGTGCCTGGCAGGCAAGTGCCACCGAGCTCGAGACAGCCGGGCTGGACAGCCGCTCCATCGAGGCGGTCATATCAAATCGCCCCAAGATCTCCCTCGATGCCGAGATGGAGAAGCTGGAGCGTTACAAGGTAACTGTGCTCACCATTAAAGATGAGGCCTACCCCTCCAGACTGAAGGAGATATACGACCCTCCCCCGGTGCTCTATATTAGGGGAAACCTTGCCCCTGAGGATGATTGGTGCCTGGCAGTGGTAGGCACCCGCCGCCCTACTTACTACGGGAGGGAGGTTGCCGAACAGATCGTGGGTGATCTGGCGCGAAACAGGATCACCATCGTTAGCGGCCTGGCTAAAGGGATCGATGCCACCGCTCACCGCGCTGCCCTGGATTCCGGGGGGCGGAGCATCGCAGTCTTCGGCTGCAGCCTGGATATCGTCTATCCTAGAGAGCACGTGAAACTGGCACGCCAGATTATGGAGAACGGGGCGCTTATAAGCGAATTTCCCCTGGGCACCACTCCCAGGCGAGAGAACTTCCCCCTGAGAAACAGGATCATGAGCGGGCTAAGCCTTGGGGTTTTAGTAGTGGAGGCTGGGGAAGTAAGCGGCGCCCTGATCACCGCAGGCCACGCTCTTGAGCAAAACCGCGAGGTCTTCGCCATCCCCGGGAGCGTGCTATCCGCAGTGAGCCGGGGAACCAACCGATTGATACAGGAGGGGGCCAAGCTGGTGAGTGGGGCTAATGATATACTTGAGGAGCTCAACCTCACAATGGCAGTGCAACAAATTGAGGTGAAGGAGATCGTCCCCGCCACGGAGACCGAGTCCATAATTTTGCAGATATTGCGAAACCTCTCCCCGGAGCCAACCCATATCGATGAGGTGGGACACCAGTCACGCCTCCCTATCGCTACAGTCTCGAGCGCCTTGTCTATGATGGAGCTTAAAGGAATGGTAAAGCAGGTTGGCGGTATGAACTATATCATTGCCCGTGAGGCCAGGGCGGACTACCGGATTAGGGTGGAATAG
- a CDS encoding radical SAM protein has translation MKISFIEPKTPFYNFYSAFIKYLPLLGPIYLGTILKNEGHDVTVYNENMKEIDYSRIKDSDVLGLSMITATAPHGYEIAERFRQLNPRGRVIIGGSHATFVPEEAAQYADHVVTGEAESVICDLVSNGGEKIITGSPLENLDTLPFPDFSIVDGINTNKKRMQITPVSTSRGCPFDCTFCSVTAMFGRKYRYRSTDSVIEEISRFEHRRIFFYDDNFDANKARTKDLLEKMIENKITPKWIAQVRADVAKDEELVELMARANCNQLCIGFESVNPEVLKKYNKKQTPEDISFCIKMLHKYGIKVHGMFISDGYTDIYHRLGVDSLQLCILVPIIGSKLHNAVKSSGRFITDKFPSDWQLFDGGHVVHLPDNLSPVEMQRQTLQALKKYYSRVNMTKLFLRGRWMDVGLRHMGRDIIKRWEAENKDYFAKLKQTSRRPLGYLQ, from the coding sequence ATGAAGATCTCCTTCATTGAGCCAAAGACCCCTTTCTACAATTTCTACAGCGCTTTTATTAAATACCTGCCACTGCTCGGACCCATATACCTCGGTACCATACTTAAAAACGAGGGTCACGACGTAACCGTCTACAACGAGAACATGAAGGAGATCGACTATTCCCGGATCAAAGACTCGGATGTCTTAGGATTATCAATGATAACGGCCACCGCCCCCCACGGCTATGAGATAGCCGAGAGATTCAGGCAGCTCAATCCCAGGGGAAGGGTGATCATCGGCGGCAGCCATGCTACGTTTGTCCCCGAGGAGGCAGCCCAATACGCTGATCACGTGGTAACCGGGGAAGCGGAGTCAGTAATATGTGATCTGGTCAGTAATGGCGGGGAGAAGATTATCACTGGCAGCCCGCTGGAGAATCTTGATACTCTGCCCTTTCCCGATTTCTCCATAGTTGACGGGATAAATACTAATAAGAAACGCATGCAGATCACCCCGGTTTCTACATCGAGGGGCTGTCCCTTTGACTGCACCTTCTGCTCCGTCACCGCTATGTTCGGCAGGAAATACCGCTACCGCTCTACGGATAGCGTTATTGAAGAGATATCACGGTTCGAGCACCGGCGCATTTTCTTTTACGATGACAATTTCGATGCAAATAAGGCCAGAACAAAGGACCTGCTAGAGAAGATGATCGAGAATAAGATAACCCCTAAGTGGATAGCGCAGGTCAGGGCAGATGTGGCCAAGGATGAGGAACTGGTGGAACTGATGGCCAGGGCAAACTGTAATCAACTGTGTATCGGCTTCGAGTCGGTAAACCCGGAGGTGCTGAAGAAATACAATAAGAAACAAACCCCGGAGGACATCAGTTTCTGCATCAAGATGCTACACAAGTATGGCATAAAAGTGCACGGTATGTTCATATCGGACGGCTATACCGACATCTACCATAGACTAGGAGTAGACAGCCTACAGCTTTGTATTCTGGTCCCCATTATAGGCAGCAAGCTTCATAACGCAGTAAAGAGCAGCGGTCGATTTATCACCGACAAGTTTCCCAGCGACTGGCAACTATTCGATGGCGGCCACGTGGTCCACTTGCCTGATAATCTATCGCCCGTGGAGATGCAGCGACAAACACTGCAAGCCCTAAAAAAGTACTATTCGCGGGTCAACATGACCAAACTGTTCCTCAGGGGGCGGTGGATGGATGTTGGCCTCAGGCATATGGGGCGCGACATAATCAAGAGGTGGGAGGCAGAAAACAAGGACTACTTCGCCAAACTGAAACAGACCTCGCGCCGGCCATTAGGCTATCTTCAATAA
- a CDS encoding tyrosine-type recombinase/integrase: MRGHIRQRTKGSWAIVIDVGRDPETGKRCQQWHTVRGTKRDAEQAMREMLVGLDKGTYVKPNRLTVAEYLQQWLQGYVAINTAPKTRERYEEIVRGHLIPALGSIPLPNLQPRHIQKYYADALESGRRDGKGGLSARTVLKHHRILYEALKHGVRQGVLIRNVAEAVDPPRPRNKEAAVLGPSEARLLVEASRGTPYHPIFFTALYTGLRRGELLGLRWCDVYLDLATLSVVQTLQQLRTGEYIFREPKTKRGRRQIALPPSLAILLREHRATQENVQKSLGKTLAPTDLVFSHPDGKPIRPNSVTRALSSIARLVGLYDIRLHDLRHAHATILLRQGIHPKIVQERLGHSSISITLDTYSHVLPGLQEAAARRFEEGLQEAPIEVSLIGIR, encoded by the coding sequence ATGAGGGGACACATACGACAACGCACTAAAGGTTCATGGGCCATCGTGATTGACGTGGGTCGAGACCCTGAGACGGGAAAACGTTGCCAGCAGTGGCACACCGTCAGAGGCACCAAGAGGGACGCCGAGCAAGCGATGCGTGAGATGCTAGTCGGCCTGGACAAGGGCACATATGTGAAGCCCAATCGTTTAACAGTCGCAGAATATCTACAGCAGTGGCTTCAGGGCTATGTGGCCATAAATACCGCACCCAAGACCCGTGAGCGCTATGAGGAAATCGTGCGAGGGCACCTTATTCCAGCACTAGGATCGATCCCGCTACCGAATTTGCAGCCCCGACACATCCAAAAATACTACGCGGACGCCTTAGAGTCGGGAAGACGAGATGGTAAAGGAGGGCTTTCAGCACGAACAGTCCTCAAACATCACAGGATACTTTATGAGGCCTTGAAGCACGGCGTAAGGCAGGGTGTCCTTATTCGGAACGTAGCCGAGGCTGTTGACCCGCCTCGTCCAAGGAACAAGGAAGCGGCTGTACTGGGCCCAAGCGAAGCGCGCCTGCTAGTAGAAGCATCCAGAGGCACACCATATCATCCCATTTTCTTTACAGCCCTATATACTGGCCTACGCAGAGGTGAACTGCTAGGCCTACGCTGGTGTGACGTTTATTTGGACCTTGCCACGCTGTCTGTTGTACAAACGCTACAACAGCTTCGTACCGGAGAATATATATTTAGGGAACCTAAGACTAAACGGGGCCGCCGCCAGATAGCACTACCCCCATCGCTGGCAATCCTGCTTCGAGAACACAGGGCAACGCAAGAAAATGTTCAAAAATCACTTGGAAAAACCCTGGCACCAACAGACTTGGTGTTTTCACACCCGGATGGTAAACCTATTAGACCCAACAGTGTCACTAGAGCCTTGTCCTCAATAGCACGGCTAGTTGGACTATACGACATTAGGCTACACGACCTGCGGCATGCTCACGCTACAATCTTGCTGCGCCAGGGAATTCACCCCAAAATCGTCCAAGAACGATTGGGGCACAGCTCGATATCTATAACGCTTGACACATATTCCCACGTGCTACCTGGACTACAAGAAGCCGCAGCCCGCCGGTTCGAGGAGGGTCTGCAAGAAGCTCCAATTGAAGTATCATTAATCGGGATCCGTTAG